In Arachis stenosperma cultivar V10309 chromosome 1, arast.V10309.gnm1.PFL2, whole genome shotgun sequence, one DNA window encodes the following:
- the LOC130962577 gene encoding uncharacterized protein LOC130962577, giving the protein MEKTGRKSASEEEGGAAPPPHSITPSRVLLAVVPSTHAEKEERNRGGWRCVCRELAAKESRRAVVIVILIMTCHRRWSQPPSSPLILVVAVAAGLPWSRRRVEREEEEFSSLLCTQSSLLLPIPPLMPPPLSQSPPELLLACYFCLLGSRLLLLFLLCSASACDFRELPEPLPPSELIFG; this is encoded by the coding sequence ATGGAGAAGACAGGAAGAAAGAGTGCCAGCGAAGAAGAGGGAGGAGCAGCGCCGCCACCGCACTCCATCACACCTAGCCGCGTCTTGCTCGCCGTCGTACCATCCACCCACGCCGAGAAGGAAGAGAGAAACAGAGGAGGGTGGCGTTGCGTCTGCCGCGAGCTTGCCGCCAAAGAAAGCCGCCGTGCCGTCGTCATCGTCATCCTCATCATGACCTGTCACCGTCGCTGGAGCCAGCCGCCTTCGTCGCCGTTAATTCTTGTCGTCGCCGTCGCCGCTGGTCTGCCTTGGAGCCGCCGTCGAGTAGAACGCGAGGAAGAGGAGTTCTCGTCACTATTGTGCACCCAGTCATCACTGCTGCTTCCCATCCCGCCGTTGATGCCGCCGCCACTGTCACAATCACCACCCGAGCTACTGTTGGCTTGTTATTTCTGTTTGTTGGGTTCAAGATTGCTGCTGCTATTCTTGCTTTGCTCAGCCTCTGCTTGTGATTTCCGTGAGTTGCCGGAGCCTCTCCCGCCATCAGAGCTTATATTTGGTTGA
- the LOC130966290 gene encoding phospholipase D alpha 1-like yields MSFDFGMRKKKGILQRVWFVVSRAAEQSKDFYQPSISGSAIEKGGPREPWHDIHCNLEGPIAWDVYSTFVQRFWKHGTDQGMLFSEEKLKDFIITPSQVTNPDDDDDTWNVQLFRSIDDTTTLGFPETAKEAFEHGLISGENKMIDRSIQDAYINAIRRAKNFIYIENQYFIGSAFGWSVDSTEFDSVHLIPKELSLKIVSKIKAKEKFMVYVVIPMWPEGVPINNTTGAVQKILYLQKRTIEMMYKDIVQALKEEKIEQDPRKYLSFFYLGNREVKKDGEYVPPQRPEQGSDYQKAHEERHFMIYVHSKMMIVDDEYIIIGSANINQRSMDGGRDTEIAIGAYQPHHLATSQGVARGQIHGFRLSLWYEHLGMHEDTFLNPESEECINKVKQLGDKYWELYSNKDLLGSNNLPGHLLRYPVDISTDGTLTNLSGVEFFPDTNAPILGDKNPTIMNRVLPNKIFTM; encoded by the exons ATGTCATTCGATTTTGGAATgaggaaaaaaaaaggaattctCCAACGCGTTTGGTTTGTGGTTTCGCGAG CTGCTGAACAGAGTAAAGATTTTTATCAACCAAGTATTTCTGGATCTGCAATTGAAAAGGGTGGTCCTAGGGAGCCATGGCATGATATACATTGTAATCTTGAAGGGCCTATTGCATGGGATGTTTACTCCACCTTTGTGCAGAGATTTTGGAAACATGGCACAGATCAGGGCATGCTTTTTTCAGAAGAAAAGCTTAAGGATTTCATCATTACACCATCTCAAGTAACGAACCCTGATGATGACGATGACACGTGGAATGTTCAGTTGTTCAGATCCATTGATGATACAACTACTCTTGGTTTTCCAGAAACCGCTAAAGAAGCTTTTGAACACGGGCTTATTAGTGGGGAGAACAAGATGATAGATCGGAGCATTCAAGATGCATACATTAATGCTATTCGGCGAGCAAAGAATTTCATATATATTGAGAACCAATATTTCATAGGAAGTGCTTTCGGGTGGAGTGTGGATAGCACAGAATTTGATTCTGTTCATCTTATCCCAAAGGAGCTTTCACTCAAAATTGTTAGCAAGATTAAAGCCAAGGAGAAGTTCATGGTGTACGTAGTGATTCCAATGTGGCCGGAGGGTGTTCCAATAAATAACACTACTGGAGCTGTTCAGAAAATATTATATTTGCAGAAGAGGACCATAGAGATGATGTACAAGGACATTGTTCAAGCACTCAAGGAAGAGAAAATTGAACAAGATCCTCGGAAATATTTGTCATTCTTCTATCTTGGCAATCGAGAGGTGAAGAAGGACGGAGAGTATGTGCCTCCACAGAGACCAGAACAAGGTTCTGATTACCAGAAAGCCCATGAAGAAAGACACTTCATGATTTATGTGCATTCCAAGATGATGATAG TTGATGATGAGTACATAATCATTGGATCTGCCAACATCAACCAGAGATCAATGGATGGTGGAAGAGACACCGAAATTGCCATCGGAGCTTATCAACCGCACCATTTGGCTACCAGCCAGGGTGTTGCAAGAGGCCAAATCCATGGCTTCCGCTTGTCCCTATGGTACGAGCACCTTGGCATGCATGAAgacaccttcctcaacccagaAAGTGAAGAATGTATTAACAAAGTGAAGCAACTTGGGGACAAGTATTGGGAGTTGTATTCTAACAAAGATTTACTTGGATCTAATAACCTTCCTGGTCACTTGCTTCGGTATCCTGTTGACATTTCTACTGATGGAACACTCACAAATCTCTCAGGAGTTGAGTTCTTCCCTGACACTAATGCTCCTATTCTAGGTGACAAAAACCCTACTATCATGAATCGAGTTCTTCCTAACAAGATCTTCACCATGTAA